From Erinaceus europaeus chromosome 9, mEriEur2.1, whole genome shotgun sequence, one genomic window encodes:
- the BCL6 gene encoding B-cell lymphoma 6 protein isoform X2 — MASPADSCIQFTRHASDVLLNLNRLRSRDILTDVVIVVSREQFRAHKTVLMACSGLFYSIFTDQLKCNLNVINLDPEINPEGFCILLDFMYTSRLNLREGNIMAVMATAMYLQMEHVVDTCRKFIKASEAEMVPAIKPPREDFLNSRMLMPQEIMAYRGREMVENNLPPRNAPGCENRAFAPSLYSGLSTPPASYPVYSHLPVSSFLFSDEELQLRDARMPMANPFPKERSLPCDSVRPVPSEYNRPAMEISPSMCHSNIYSPKEVSPEEARSDMHYSMAEGPKPAAPSARNIPYFPCDKTGKEEERPSSEDEIALHFEPHNAPLNRKGLVSPQSPQKSDCQPNSPTESCSSKNACILQTSGSPPAKSPTDPKACNWKKYKFIVLNSLNQNAKPEGPEQAELGRLSPRTYTAPQVCQPPMEPESLDLQSPTKLSTSGEDSTIPQASRLNTIVNRSLTGSPRSSSESHSPLYLHPPKCTSCGSQSPQHAELCLHTAGPTFPEELGETQSEYSDSSCGEKPYRCNICGAQFNRPANLKTHTRIHSGEKPYKCETCGARFVQVAHLRAHVLIHTGEKPYPCEICGTRFRHLQTLKSHLRIHTGEKPYHCEKCNLHFRHKSQLRLHLRQKHGAITNTKVQYRVSATDLPPELPKAC, encoded by the exons ATGGCCTCGCCGGCTGACAGCTGTATCCAGTTCACCCGCCACGCCAGTGATGTTCTTCTCAACCTTAATCGCCTCCGGAGCCGGGACATCTTGACTGATGTTGTGATCGTGGTGAGCCGTGAGCAGTTTAGAGCCCATAAGACAGTCCTCatggcctgcag TGGTCTCTTCTATAGCATCTTCACCGACCAATTGAAATGCAACCTCAACGTCATCAACCTGGATCCTGAGATCAACCCTGAGGGCTTCTGCATTCTCCTAGACTTTATGTATACATCTCGGCTCAATCTGCGCGAGGGCAACATCATGGCCGTGATGGCCACAGCTATGTACCTGCAGATGGAGCATGTCGTGGACACTTGCCGCAAGTTTATCAAGGCCAG TGAAGCAGAGATGGTTCCTGCCATCAAACCTCCTCGTGAGGACTTTCTAAACAGCCGGATGCTGATGCCCCAGGAAATCATGGCCTACCGGGGTCGGGAGATGGTGGAGAACAACTTGCCACCGAGAAACGCCCCTGGGTGTGAAAACAGAGCTTTTGCCCCGAGTCTGTACAGTGGCCTGTCCACACCGCCAGCCTCTTACCCTGTCTACAGCCACCTGCCCGTCAGCAGCTTCCTCTTCTCAGACGAGGAGCTGCAGCTGCGGGATGCCCGCATGCCCATGGCTAACCCCTTCCCCAAGGAGCGCTCCCTCCCCTGCGACAGTGTCAGGCCGGTTCCCAGTGAGTACAACAGGCCAGCCATGGAGATTTCCCCCAGCATGTGCCACAGTAACATCTACTCCCCCAAGGAGGTGAGCCCGGAGGAGGCACGGAGTGATATGCACTACAGCATGGCTGAGGGCCCCAAGCCCGCTGCCCCTTCGGCCCGGAACATCCCATATTTCCCCTGCGACAAGACTggcaaggaggaagagagaccctCCTCAGAGGATGAGATTGCCCTGCATTTTGAGCCCCACAATGCACCCCTAAACCGGAAAGGTCTGGTGAGTCCCCAGAGCCCTCAGAAGTCTGACTGCCAGCCCAATTCACCTACAGAATCCTGCAGCAGCAAGAACGCCTGCATCCTGCAGAcctctggctccccgcctgccaaGAGCCCCACTGACCCCAAAGCCTGCAACTGGAAGAAGTACAAGTTCATTGTGCTCAACAGCCTCAATCAGAATGCCAAACCCGAGGGGCCTGAGCAGGCTGAGCTGGGCCGCCTTTCCCCTCGAACCTACACAGCCCCCCAGGTCTGTCAGCCACCCATGGAGCCCGAGAGCCTTGATCTCCAGTCGCCAACCAAGCTTAGCACCAGCGGGGAGGACTCCACCATCCCACAAGCCAGTCGGCTCAACACCATCGTTAACAG GTCCCTGACAGGCTCCCCGCGTAGCAGCAGCGAAAGCCACTCACCGCTCTACCTGCACCCCCCCAAGTGCACGTCCTGTGGCTCCCAGTCCCCCCAGCATGCAGAGCTGTGCCTCCACACTGCAGGGCCCACCTTCCCTGAGGAGCTGGGGGAGACCCAGTCTGAGTACTCAGATTCCAGCTGTG GTGAGAAGCCCTACCGCTGTAACATCTGTGGGGCCCAGTTCAACCGGCCAGCCAACCTGAAGACCCACACTCGCATCCACTCTGGAGAGAAGCCCTACAAGTGTGAAACCTGTGGAGCCAGATTTGTGCAG GTGGCCCACCTTCGTGCCCATGTGCTCATCCACACTGGTGAGAAGCCCTACCCCTGTGAAATCTGTGGCACCCGGTTCCGGCACCTCCAGACTCTGAAGAGCCACCTTCGGATCCACACGGGAGAGAAACCTTACCAT
- the BCL6 gene encoding B-cell lymphoma 6 protein isoform X1: protein MASPADSCIQFTRHASDVLLNLNRLRSRDILTDVVIVVSREQFRAHKTVLMACSGLFYSIFTDQLKCNLNVINLDPEINPEGFCILLDFMYTSRLNLREGNIMAVMATAMYLQMEHVVDTCRKFIKASEAEMVPAIKPPREDFLNSRMLMPQEIMAYRGREMVENNLPPRNAPGCENRAFAPSLYSGLSTPPASYPVYSHLPVSSFLFSDEELQLRDARMPMANPFPKERSLPCDSVRPVPSEYNRPAMEISPSMCHSNIYSPKEVSPEEARSDMHYSMAEGPKPAAPSARNIPYFPCDKTGKEEERPSSEDEIALHFEPHNAPLNRKGLVSPQSPQKSDCQPNSPTESCSSKNACILQTSGSPPAKSPTDPKACNWKKYKFIVLNSLNQNAKPEGPEQAELGRLSPRTYTAPQVCQPPMEPESLDLQSPTKLSTSGEDSTIPQASRLNTIVNRSLTGSPRSSSESHSPLYLHPPKCTSCGSQSPQHAELCLHTAGPTFPEELGETQSEYSDSSCENGAFFCNECDCRFSEEASLKRHTLQTHSDKPYKCDRCQASFRYKGNLASHKTVHTGEKPYRCNICGAQFNRPANLKTHTRIHSGEKPYKCETCGARFVQVAHLRAHVLIHTGEKPYPCEICGTRFRHLQTLKSHLRIHTGEKPYHCEKCNLHFRHKSQLRLHLRQKHGAITNTKVQYRVSATDLPPELPKAC, encoded by the exons ATGGCCTCGCCGGCTGACAGCTGTATCCAGTTCACCCGCCACGCCAGTGATGTTCTTCTCAACCTTAATCGCCTCCGGAGCCGGGACATCTTGACTGATGTTGTGATCGTGGTGAGCCGTGAGCAGTTTAGAGCCCATAAGACAGTCCTCatggcctgcag TGGTCTCTTCTATAGCATCTTCACCGACCAATTGAAATGCAACCTCAACGTCATCAACCTGGATCCTGAGATCAACCCTGAGGGCTTCTGCATTCTCCTAGACTTTATGTATACATCTCGGCTCAATCTGCGCGAGGGCAACATCATGGCCGTGATGGCCACAGCTATGTACCTGCAGATGGAGCATGTCGTGGACACTTGCCGCAAGTTTATCAAGGCCAG TGAAGCAGAGATGGTTCCTGCCATCAAACCTCCTCGTGAGGACTTTCTAAACAGCCGGATGCTGATGCCCCAGGAAATCATGGCCTACCGGGGTCGGGAGATGGTGGAGAACAACTTGCCACCGAGAAACGCCCCTGGGTGTGAAAACAGAGCTTTTGCCCCGAGTCTGTACAGTGGCCTGTCCACACCGCCAGCCTCTTACCCTGTCTACAGCCACCTGCCCGTCAGCAGCTTCCTCTTCTCAGACGAGGAGCTGCAGCTGCGGGATGCCCGCATGCCCATGGCTAACCCCTTCCCCAAGGAGCGCTCCCTCCCCTGCGACAGTGTCAGGCCGGTTCCCAGTGAGTACAACAGGCCAGCCATGGAGATTTCCCCCAGCATGTGCCACAGTAACATCTACTCCCCCAAGGAGGTGAGCCCGGAGGAGGCACGGAGTGATATGCACTACAGCATGGCTGAGGGCCCCAAGCCCGCTGCCCCTTCGGCCCGGAACATCCCATATTTCCCCTGCGACAAGACTggcaaggaggaagagagaccctCCTCAGAGGATGAGATTGCCCTGCATTTTGAGCCCCACAATGCACCCCTAAACCGGAAAGGTCTGGTGAGTCCCCAGAGCCCTCAGAAGTCTGACTGCCAGCCCAATTCACCTACAGAATCCTGCAGCAGCAAGAACGCCTGCATCCTGCAGAcctctggctccccgcctgccaaGAGCCCCACTGACCCCAAAGCCTGCAACTGGAAGAAGTACAAGTTCATTGTGCTCAACAGCCTCAATCAGAATGCCAAACCCGAGGGGCCTGAGCAGGCTGAGCTGGGCCGCCTTTCCCCTCGAACCTACACAGCCCCCCAGGTCTGTCAGCCACCCATGGAGCCCGAGAGCCTTGATCTCCAGTCGCCAACCAAGCTTAGCACCAGCGGGGAGGACTCCACCATCCCACAAGCCAGTCGGCTCAACACCATCGTTAACAG GTCCCTGACAGGCTCCCCGCGTAGCAGCAGCGAAAGCCACTCACCGCTCTACCTGCACCCCCCCAAGTGCACGTCCTGTGGCTCCCAGTCCCCCCAGCATGCAGAGCTGTGCCTCCACACTGCAGGGCCCACCTTCCCTGAGGAGCTGGGGGAGACCCAGTCTGAGTACTCAGATTCCAGCTGTG AGAATGGGGCCTTCTTCTGCAATGAGTGTGACTGCCGCTTCTCTGAGGAGGCCTCACTTAAGAGGCACACGCTGCAGACCCACAGTGACAAACCCTACAAGTGTGACCGCTGCCAGGCGTCCTTCCGCTACAAGGGCAACCTCGCCAGCCACAAGACTGTGCACACGG GTGAGAAGCCCTACCGCTGTAACATCTGTGGGGCCCAGTTCAACCGGCCAGCCAACCTGAAGACCCACACTCGCATCCACTCTGGAGAGAAGCCCTACAAGTGTGAAACCTGTGGAGCCAGATTTGTGCAG GTGGCCCACCTTCGTGCCCATGTGCTCATCCACACTGGTGAGAAGCCCTACCCCTGTGAAATCTGTGGCACCCGGTTCCGGCACCTCCAGACTCTGAAGAGCCACCTTCGGATCCACACGGGAGAGAAACCTTACCAT